CTCTATTATTTTTTGGATCAAAATCAAATAAATCAATTAATCCTACCGCCGGAAAATCCTCGTCTTGACAAATCGCCAATCGCAATTGTTTCGCTTCATAAATATCCTGATGCGCATTCTCTAAATATTGTTTCACCAAAAACCTGCTGTAAGGAGTATGAGTGTTGCTTACTTCCCAAATACTTTGGTCATTTTCTATGGCATAAACAAATTCTAAATCATTGGGTTCTAATGCGCGGAGATAAATATTTTCGCCTTTTAAAGTTATCATTTGTGAAGAATTAAATTTCAATCGTGCCTTTAAATACAAATTCTGCCGGACCTATTAGGAAAATATTGGTATAGTGTCCATCATTTTTGTCGAAAGAAACAGCTAATTTTCCGCCTTCCACATTTAAATGTATCGATGTCGCATTTGTTTTTCCTGTCGCATTCATCGCAATGGCAACAGCCGTTACACCCGTTCCACAAGCTAAAGTTTCGTCTTCTACTCCTCGTTCATAAGTACGAACTGAAAAAGTAGTATCGTCAATCTTTTTCACAAAATTGATATTACTGCCTTGCTTTCCATACAATTCACTGTATCGAATGGCAGCTCCGTTTTCTTTCACATTATACTGTTCTAAATCCTCAACCAATTGTACATGATGTGGAGAACCAGTATTCAAAAAAGAGAATTCAGGAGTCGTTTGTATAGCATCAACATCAATCATTTGTAAAGAAACTAATCCATCGGCGCTAATGGTGGCGTGATGCAAACCATCGGTTGCGATAAATGTAGTATTGTTTTCGATAACATTCAGCTTTTTGGCGAAAGCCACCAAACAGCGTCCACCGTTACCGCACATGGAACTTTGATTCCCATCGGAATTGTAATACACCATTCTGAAATCCGTTTCAGTGTCATTTTCTAATAAAATAAGACCGTCTGCACCAATTCCAAAACGTCGATCGCATAAATGTTCTATCAACTGTGTATTGTTTTTAGGAAAAGTTGCTAATCGATTATCAATCATGACAAAATCATTTCCGGTGCCTTGGTATTTATAAAAATCTATTTGCATTTTTTTTGAATTGAATTCCACAAAAGTACGAACTATTAATGAAATGTTAATCATTGTTAAAGAGCGTTAAACCGTATTGCCAGAAAAAAATATCGCATAATTTTGTAACTAAATCACTAATAAAAGCAAATCGTATTATGAAAAAATTTTCAACCTTATTTTTGGTATCCCTACTAAGCGGAGCCACAACATTAGGCGCTTACAAACTGTTGTTTGATGGCAATGGTTATTTTTCTAATTCTAAAAATAGTCTTGTAACCGTTGCGCCTGAATCTTACGGAAAAAATGTAGGTTTAGCCGCTGAAACCGTTGATTTTACTGAAGCTGCCGACAAAACCATTCACACAGTTGTCCATGTAAAAAACGTTTCCCGAAAAACAATTTCAAACCCAATGCTGGAGTATTTCTACGGGTACGGCGGGCAGCAACAACAAGAACAAGTAGGTACAGGTTCTGGTGTAATCATCTCCGAAGACGGTTATATTGTAACCAATAATCACGTGGTAAAAGACGCTTCTCAGATTGAAATTACACTGAATAATAAAAAATCATACACTGCAAAACTCATTGGAACTGATTCTAAAATGGACATTGCATTATTAAAAATAAACGCCGATGAAAAATTACCCTATACTGTTTTTGCCAATTCTGATTCGGTAAAAGTGGGTGAATGGGTGCTGGCTGTCGGAAATCCTTACAACTTGACATCGACTGTTACTGCTGGAATTGTTTCGGCAAAAGCCAGAAATCTGGACACCAGCGGCATTCAATCTTTCATTCAAACAGATGCTGCGGTAAATCCGGGAAATAGCGGGGGCGCATTGGTCAATACAAGAGGCGAATTAATTGGAATCAACACCATGATTTCATCAATGACGGGTTCGTATGTTGGGTATTCTTTTGCGGTTCCATCAAACAATGCCCGAAAAATCATTGAAGATTTAATGGAATTTGGAAATGTGCAAAGAGGAATTCTGGGTGTTGAAGGTGGCGAATTAAACGCAATCGCTTCGAAAGAATTAGGCGTATCGCAAACGCAAGGATTCTACATTAATAAAGTGACTAGAAATTCGGGTGCTGAAAAAGCAGGTTTGCAAAAAGGCGATATTATTGTTCAATTAGACACTCAAAATGTAGCTACTTTTGCTGATCTTTCCGGTTATATCAACACCAAAAGACCAAACGATAAAGTACAAGTCACCTACATTCGTGATGGAAAAAATAAAACAGTTCCAGTTATTTTGAGCAAAAATGAATTTTTCAGTACTGAATTTAAAGGAATTGAATTAGAAAACATTGATGCTTCCGACAAAAAGAAATTCAAAATTGATTCTGGTGTAAAAATAAAATCGATTACCAATGAAAACCTGTTGCAATACAGCGAAGAACTTAAAGGAAATATCATTTTGAGTATTGACAATGTGAAAGCTACTAATGTGGAAACCATCTCTAAAATTTTCAAAAATAAAGATGAGAAACAAAGTATGCGAATTGAGATGATTAACAAAAACGGAGAAATTTTCAGAATCATCATTTAGTTTTTAAAACTATAAAATGCACAAAGCCATCTTGTAAAATCAAGATGGCTTTTTTATTTGAAAAAAAAATCACAAAAGAGTCTACGAAATCGATTGAAATAAGGTACTTTTGCGCAAAATTAAAAAAACAATTCCTTTTTTTTCCTAATTTTTCAACATGAAAACCACACTTAAATACGAAAAAGAGATTTCGTTTCAAGCCGACAGAAGACGTGCAGGAGTAGAATTAATCAAAGTAATCAGCGATTTATGGTATGATAAATCAATAGAAATGGTTTTATTCCGGAATCAGTTAATCGACAAAAACGTGAGTGAAATTATCAACTTACATGATTATGCAGGAGAATTTGTAGGCAAACCTATTTCTGTTTTTGATTCTGTTGAAATAGCTAAAGTCATTTTATCTTTAGACTTACCGCCTTCCAAATTAGATATTGGAAAACTGACTTACGAATACCGTTTAGACGATGAAAAATATCCTGACGAACGTTATTTTGTTTTGGACAAATTAAAAAATGCTAAAAACTCGGAGGAAATCCAACCCAAAGATGTTGTTTTATATGGTTTTGGAAGAATCGGGCGCTTACTGGCTCGTGAACTGTTATCTAAAACCGGAAAAGGAAACCAATTGCGATTGCGAGCCATTGTAACACGCGACAAAAATGATGCGATTTCTCTTGAAAAAAGAGCGTCATTACTGCGTTACGATTCCATTCACGGTGATTTTCAAGGTTCTGTAGTTGCAGACAGCAAGAATAGTGCACTGATTATCAATGGAACAACAGTACATATGATTTCTGCTAATGCACCAGAAGAAATTGATTACACCCGTTACGGAATAAAAAATGCTCTTGTTATTGATAACACAGGAGCTTTTACCACTCAAGAAGCTTTAAGTCGTCATTTAACCGCTAAAGGAACCGAAAAAGTGCTGCTTACCGCTCCCGGAAAAGGGGTGCCAAACATTGTTCACGGGGTAAATCATAACGAATACAACCCGGATGAAAACACCATTTTTTCGGCTGCTTCTTGCACCACAAATGCAATTACACCAATTCTAAAAGCTATTGAAGATACGTTGGGCGTTGTAAAAGGACATCTGGAAACCATTCACGCCTATACAAATGACCAAAATCTGGTCGATAATATGCATAAAAAATACCGTCGCGGAAGAGCTGCGGCATTAAACATGGTCATTACCGAAACCGGTGCGGGTACTGCTGTTGCAAAAGCGATACCGTCATTGCAGGGTAAATTAACGTCTAATGCTATTCGAGTGCCGGTGCCTAATGGTTCTTTGGTGGTACTCAACCTTGAAGTAAGCCGAGAAACTTCGATTGCAGAAATTAATTCCATCATGAAAAAATATGCTTTGGAAGGCGAATTGGTAGAACAAATCAAATATTCCTTGAATAATGAATTGGTTTCATCGGATATTATTGGGACTTCGGCGCCTTCTATTTACGACAGTAATGCAACGATTGTGTCTAATGACGGTAAAAATATTGTGCTTTACATTTGGTACGACAACGAATTTGGATACAGTCATCAAGTCATTCGATTGGCAAAATATATTGCTAAAGTAAGACGTTTTACGTATTACTAGCCTCTCTATTACAGGTTGTAAGTTGCTGTTTTTTGTTTTAGTTTTTTTAGATTTTTTTAGATTTTTTTAGATAAAGCAACCCAACCTGAATTATTAGAAAATCCGTTTCATTCTTGAAGCGGGTTTTTTATTTTCCGGATGCCTCATGTTATACCAGCGATACACACAAACCATTTTTAAATGGGTAAAACAGTCGTACTCTTTACTTCCGAAATAATAAAAAAACTGTTAATCAGTGAGACCTCCGGCAAAACCGATAATTTTTTTTGGTGAAAATGATGGTAACTTTCCATATCAGGCAAAATGATTTTGAGCATATAATCAAAACTTCCGGAGACAAAATTGCATTCTACCACTTCTGGCAAATTCAATATCGCCTGATTAAATGCTTCCGATATATCATAGGTTTGTTTGACGAGTGTCACTTGACAATATACGGTCAAATTCTTTCCCAGTTTCTTTTTATTCAAAATAGAAACATACTTCTCAATAATGCCTTCTTTCTCTAAACGTTTCACGCGATCATGAACTGGAGTGAGCGAAAGATTGATTTGATTGGCAATATCTTTCAAGGTCAAATGTGCATCTTCCTGCAAAAGACGCAAGATTTTTTTATCGGTTTCGTCCAGAATCATAAATTGTCATTTAGGTTATACGGTAATCAGTAGTTTTTTTTTCTTTTTAGAAGTATAAAAAACGATATATCAGAAATATTTAATGCTAAAATACTAAATAAAATGAATATTTTCTTAATTAATCCCCATATAACAAGAATATTTTCTTTTGCATTATTTTTGTAATGCAATTATTCTCAACCCCTTAAACAAACTACTATGATAATCGGAATCCCAAAAGAAATCAAAAACAACGAAAACCGTGTTGCCCTAACTCCAGCAGGTGTTGCTGAATTCAAAAAACACGGACATGAAGTTTACGTACAAGCAACAGCAGGAGAAAACAGCGGTTTCAGCGATAAAGCGTATGCCGAAGCCGGAGCAAAACTATTGCCAACTATTGAAGATGTGTACAGCATCGCCGAAATGATTATCAAAGTAAAAGAGCCTATCGCTTCTGAATATCCGTTGATTAAAAAAGACCAATTACTGTTTACCTATTTTCACTTTGCTTCTTCTGAACCATTAACACACGCTATGATTGAGCGTGGCGCAGTATGTTTAGCTTACGAAACAGTCGAAAAAATAGATCGCAGTTTACCTTTATTAGTACCAATGTCTGAAGTTGCCGGTAGAATGTCTATTCAGGAAGGTGCTAAATATTTAGAAAAACCAATGCAAGGAAAAGGAATCCTTTTAGGCGGAGTTCCAGGAGTTCCTCCTGCAAAAGTAGTCGTGTTAGGTGGTGGAATTGTAGGAACTCAAGCAGCAAAAATGGCTGCTGGATTTGGTGCCAAGGTAACAATTATGGATGTCAGTTTAGCGCGTTTGCGTTACTTGTCTGATATTATGCCAGCGAATGTAACAACAGTAATGTCTAATCATTACAACATCAAAGAAGCTATCGCCGAAGCTGATTTAGTAATTGGAGCTGTTTTAATTCCAGGTGCCAAAGCGCCTCATTTAATCACCCGTGACATGTTGAAATTAATGAGTCCGGGAACTGTAGTTGTTGACGTAGCCGTAGATCAAGGCGGTTGTATCGAAACCTGTACACCAACAACTCACGAAAACCCAACCTTTGTTATTGATGATATTGTTCATTACTGTGTAGCAAATATGCCCGGCGCTGTACCATATACTTCTACTTTGGCCTTGACCAATGCTACTTTACCATATGCCCTGCAATTAGCAGATAAAGGATGGAAAAAAGCCTGTCAAGATAACGAAGAATTGAAAAAAGGACTAAACGTAGCCGATGGTAAAATTGTTTACAGAGGTGTGGCCGAAGCTTGGGGATTGCCCCTTAATGAAGTTGAATCGGTATTGCACGAAACATTAGCAACTGTCTAATAATACCAAACCATAAACAAGCAAGAACCTCAACTTGCCCGTTATAAACAAAAAATCCGTCGCGTTAAACACGACGGATTTTTTTATTTAAACCTTAAATTCGAAACACTTAAATCTGAATCCTTACTCTTTAGGTTTAGTCAAATAATACACCGGAATACCCGTCAGCATAATCAACACTCCCCAACCGCAAGTAGAAAATTTGGTAAACAACAACGAAATACATACTGCCGAAGCAATAATTATATATAAAAACGGAAGGAAAGGATATCCAAACGCTTTATAAGGACGTTCCACATCCGGCATTTTCTTGCGCAGAATAAAAATTCCATAAATAGTCAAAATGTAAAAAATCAAAACAATAATGATTACAAAATCCAATAAATCGCCATATTTTCCTGTCAAACACAAAGCCGAAGCCCAAACACATTGTACCCAAAGCGCCCAAGCCGGAACACTCGCATCATTCAAATTAGCTGCTTTTTTCAAGAACAACCCATCTTTAGCCATCGTATAATAGACTCTCGCACCCGCCATAATCAATCCGTTGTTACAGGCAAAAGTCGAAATCATAATCATCACCGCAATAATAATCGTTCCCATATCGCCAAAAGTATATTGCGAAGCCACCACAGCAACCCGATCTGATTTTGCCGTAGCAATTTCGTCAAGCGGAATCACAGCGAGATACATCAAATTCGTCAACACATAAATAATAGTAACAATAAACGTCCCCAAGAATAAACTCAAGCCCACGTTACGCTTTGGATTCTTGATTTCACCCGCTATAAAAGTCACGCCTACCCAAGCATCACTCGAAAACAAAGAACCCACCATCGCTGCTGAAATTCCCGTAATCAAAGCCGTTCCGCCTATCGGCATCCACGAACCAGTGTTGGTATCAAACGAGCGCGTACTCCAGGCATCAGCCCAGTTTGCATTCCAAACTTCCGCTTTGGCAGCCAATAGAAAGCCAAAAACAATTAAGCCAAACAAAGACAAAATCTTAATCACAGTCAAAACTGTTTGCAAAATTTTACTGTTTTTCACCCCGCGACTGTTCACATACGTCAGCAAAACAATCGTGATAATCGAAACAATTTGAGCCGCATTGAGTTTAAAAGCTCCCAATTCATACAAAATATTCTCATCGCTCAAAGGCGGATATAAATACGCCGCAAATTTAGAAAACCCCACGCCTACCGCAGCAATCGTCCCGGTCTGAATCACCGCAAAGAAACTCCAACCGTACAAAAACGCAATCAGTTTATTATAAGCCTCTTTCAAATACACGTATTGCCCGCCCGCTTTGGGAAACATCGCGCTCAATTCCCCGTAACTTACCGCCGCAATCATCGTAATTAATCCCGAGATAAGCCAAATCAAAGTCAGCCATCCCGCCGACCCCACTTGTCGGGCAATATCTGCACTTACAATAAATATTCCCGAGCCTATCATCGACCCCACCACAAGCATGGTTCCATCGAGTAATCCCAATTCTCTCTTAAAATCTTCTGGTTTGTTATCTTGCATAATTCTTGGTTTTGGTTTTTGGTTGGCTAAAGATATACTTTTTTAGGAAATTTCAGAAATCGATAAAAAAACATATAGCATTTGGGCGTGACCCTCCGTAAAAACTCTGGGTCGGGCTGTACGCTGTATCTTTTTCGTCAGAACCTACCGTAGAATACCAGCACCAATCCAATAGACGAAAAAGGATGCCGCTCCCATCCCTCACGCAAACCCGTAATAACATGGGATGGTTATATATCAAAACTACCTTTTACCACCCATAAAAAAACCTCCTCAATTTCTTGAGAAGGTTTTCATTAGTATTGGTATTTGAAAAATTAATTTTTTACTACTTTTTTAGTTTTATAAAAACCATAAACAGAAGCTAAAACTAATGCTCCGGCAATATAATCATCTATTGGAGCTGGTGGAACATCCTCAACATCATCTCCAAAAGCTGGTCCGTCTTGAGCAAAACTTATATTTATAAAAAATAAAAATAACAAAGTGTATAATAATTTCTGAGTGGTATTATGTATTTTCATAACTTATTTTATTATTAATTTGTCACTGGTTGTTTTTCCTCCGTCAGTTATTTTTACAATATAAGTGCCGGGAGCAAGAGACTTGTTCGGGTTGATTTGATTTGAGGTATCCGATTTTAAAGCAGTCGTATACACTTGTTGCCCAATTATGTTGTAGATGCTTAATTTGGCATTGTTTGAGACATTAGGCATCAAAACATTAAAACGACCTCCTTTTGATGGATTAGGATATAGGGCAAAGTCCGCTTTTACAATATTCCCGGTTCCCAAACCTTTACTCGTAAATGTTACACTAAAACGATCTGAAGCAGAAGTTGCCGCATCACCTGCATCTATAGTGTAAGCATAATTCACAGTCCCCGAAGGAGGAATTGGAGTATAAATATCTAAATGTTTGTCATACAAATAAGCTGTAGCACCATCTAAATTCGTTCCTTTAGCAACAATCGTATAATTCGTTCCTCTGTATTGAGCAATTTTTAACGGAATAATATCGGTATCCACTGCCGTAGTTCTACTCTCAACACTCAATGATTTTCCATCGTTGGTTGTCGAAAACGTTTCATCCAGATTGGTAAACTTACCAGCATCACTACCATCAACAGCATTAGTATAATTCGCTCCAAAAAACACCAATAATCCATCCAATGCAGCTTCATTAGCACGAAGCGCATTACTGTCATACAATGTCAAACGAATGTTTGAAGGATTGGAAGTTGCGATACGAAACACACCTTCATTAGTAGTAGTTGTATATTTGTGACTTTCCTCAAAAGTCAATGAAGCTGTTCCTGCCGAACTGGTTTTAACAAAACAAGCTTGTCCAGGTTGCAAATAATTATTGACCAAAGAACCAGAAATAGTGTTGGTACCATTTGCCAAAATACCGGTAACATAAGCGCCACGAGTACTCATTTTTGGATCCCAAACATAATAAAAATTAGTATTTAGGTTCACTGCACTTGCTAATACCGCTTCCATATCTACAGGAGCTTGGTATGGATTCCCTATAAAATTATAGGCATCGGCAGCCTCATTCAATCCATCTACCAATTTTGAACCTGTAAACAAAGTTCCAATAGAGCGAAGCGTTGTAGTAGTAGGTGTTGGCGTATTCGTTGCCATAGAAATAGTTCGGTCACCACGCACCATCAATCGGTAAGGAAC
This region of Flavobacterium lacustre genomic DNA includes:
- a CDS encoding S1C family serine protease; this translates as MKKFSTLFLVSLLSGATTLGAYKLLFDGNGYFSNSKNSLVTVAPESYGKNVGLAAETVDFTEAADKTIHTVVHVKNVSRKTISNPMLEYFYGYGGQQQQEQVGTGSGVIISEDGYIVTNNHVVKDASQIEITLNNKKSYTAKLIGTDSKMDIALLKINADEKLPYTVFANSDSVKVGEWVLAVGNPYNLTSTVTAGIVSAKARNLDTSGIQSFIQTDAAVNPGNSGGALVNTRGELIGINTMISSMTGSYVGYSFAVPSNNARKIIEDLMEFGNVQRGILGVEGGELNAIASKELGVSQTQGFYINKVTRNSGAEKAGLQKGDIIVQLDTQNVATFADLSGYINTKRPNDKVQVTYIRDGKNKTVPVILSKNEFFSTEFKGIELENIDASDKKKFKIDSGVKIKSITNENLLQYSEELKGNIILSIDNVKATNVETISKIFKNKDEKQSMRIEMINKNGEIFRIII
- the ald gene encoding alanine dehydrogenase, which produces MIIGIPKEIKNNENRVALTPAGVAEFKKHGHEVYVQATAGENSGFSDKAYAEAGAKLLPTIEDVYSIAEMIIKVKEPIASEYPLIKKDQLLFTYFHFASSEPLTHAMIERGAVCLAYETVEKIDRSLPLLVPMSEVAGRMSIQEGAKYLEKPMQGKGILLGGVPGVPPAKVVVLGGGIVGTQAAKMAAGFGAKVTIMDVSLARLRYLSDIMPANVTTVMSNHYNIKEAIAEADLVIGAVLIPGAKAPHLITRDMLKLMSPGTVVVDVAVDQGGCIETCTPTTHENPTFVIDDIVHYCVANMPGAVPYTSTLALTNATLPYALQLADKGWKKACQDNEELKKGLNVADGKIVYRGVAEAWGLPLNEVESVLHETLATV
- the dapF gene encoding diaminopimelate epimerase, with amino-acid sequence MQIDFYKYQGTGNDFVMIDNRLATFPKNNTQLIEHLCDRRFGIGADGLILLENDTETDFRMVYYNSDGNQSSMCGNGGRCLVAFAKKLNVIENNTTFIATDGLHHATISADGLVSLQMIDVDAIQTTPEFSFLNTGSPHHVQLVEDLEQYNVKENGAAIRYSELYGKQGSNINFVKKIDDTTFSVRTYERGVEDETLACGTGVTAVAIAMNATGKTNATSIHLNVEGGKLAVSFDKNDGHYTNIFLIGPAEFVFKGTIEI
- a CDS encoding GNAT family N-acetyltransferase — translated: MITLKGENIYLRALEPNDLEFVYAIENDQSIWEVSNTHTPYSRFLVKQYLENAHQDIYEAKQLRLAICQDEDFPAVGLIDLFDFDPKNNRAGVGIVIQSATNRNQKIGSEALDLLIQYAFYNLNLHQLYANISTENEASIALFTKFGFEKIGVKKDWTFVNNKYKDEAVFQLFNHSF
- a CDS encoding T9SS type A sorting domain-containing protein, yielding MKKTYILFLFLMLGLIARAQNTYTISSGTNLVPSGGVNLVFGAGTLTNNTTYTDTEGSVAFVGGVTYAGSGTMTLNSLVVNHNAATSVLNSPIDITGKLTATAGTLNANGNLTLKSTAAKTAVVAPVGIAATVSGNVTAERYIPAKRAYRFVSSPVTTTTSIYANWQENGGTTAGLGTHITGATGAIGGFDVTVSNSPSLFTFDNTASSWNAVTNTNLNTLSAGVPYRLMVRGDRTISMATNTPTPTTTTLRSIGTLFTGSKLVDGLNEAADAYNFIGNPYQAPVDMEAVLASAVNLNTNFYYVWDPKMSTRGAYVTGILANGTNTISGSLVNNYLQPGQACFVKTSSAGTASLTFEESHKYTTTTNEGVFRIATSNPSNIRLTLYDSNALRANEAALDGLLVFFGANYTNAVDGSDAGKFTNLDETFSTTNDGKSLSVESRTTAVDTDIIPLKIAQYRGTNYTIVAKGTNLDGATAYLYDKHLDIYTPIPPSGTVNYAYTIDAGDAATSASDRFSVTFTSKGLGTGNIVKADFALYPNPSKGGRFNVLMPNVSNNAKLSIYNIIGQQVYTTALKSDTSNQINPNKSLAPGTYIVKITDGGKTTSDKLIIK
- a CDS encoding APC family permease encodes the protein MQDNKPEDFKRELGLLDGTMLVVGSMIGSGIFIVSADIARQVGSAGWLTLIWLISGLITMIAAVSYGELSAMFPKAGGQYVYLKEAYNKLIAFLYGWSFFAVIQTGTIAAVGVGFSKFAAYLYPPLSDENILYELGAFKLNAAQIVSIITIVLLTYVNSRGVKNSKILQTVLTVIKILSLFGLIVFGFLLAAKAEVWNANWADAWSTRSFDTNTGSWMPIGGTALITGISAAMVGSLFSSDAWVGVTFIAGEIKNPKRNVGLSLFLGTFIVTIIYVLTNLMYLAVIPLDEIATAKSDRVAVVASQYTFGDMGTIIIAVMIMISTFACNNGLIMAGARVYYTMAKDGLFLKKAANLNDASVPAWALWVQCVWASALCLTGKYGDLLDFVIIIVLIFYILTIYGIFILRKKMPDVERPYKAFGYPFLPFLYIIIASAVCISLLFTKFSTCGWGVLIMLTGIPVYYLTKPKE
- a CDS encoding glyceraldehyde-3-phosphate dehydrogenase, with amino-acid sequence MKTTLKYEKEISFQADRRRAGVELIKVISDLWYDKSIEMVLFRNQLIDKNVSEIINLHDYAGEFVGKPISVFDSVEIAKVILSLDLPPSKLDIGKLTYEYRLDDEKYPDERYFVLDKLKNAKNSEEIQPKDVVLYGFGRIGRLLARELLSKTGKGNQLRLRAIVTRDKNDAISLEKRASLLRYDSIHGDFQGSVVADSKNSALIINGTTVHMISANAPEEIDYTRYGIKNALVIDNTGAFTTQEALSRHLTAKGTEKVLLTAPGKGVPNIVHGVNHNEYNPDENTIFSAASCTTNAITPILKAIEDTLGVVKGHLETIHAYTNDQNLVDNMHKKYRRGRAAALNMVITETGAGTAVAKAIPSLQGKLTSNAIRVPVPNGSLVVLNLEVSRETSIAEINSIMKKYALEGELVEQIKYSLNNELVSSDIIGTSAPSIYDSNATIVSNDGKNIVLYIWYDNEFGYSHQVIRLAKYIAKVRRFTYY
- a CDS encoding Lrp/AsnC family transcriptional regulator produces the protein MILDETDKKILRLLQEDAHLTLKDIANQINLSLTPVHDRVKRLEKEGIIEKYVSILNKKKLGKNLTVYCQVTLVKQTYDISEAFNQAILNLPEVVECNFVSGSFDYMLKIILPDMESYHHFHQKKLSVLPEVSLINSFFIISEVKSTTVLPI